A single window of Catenulispora sp. MAP5-51 DNA harbors:
- a CDS encoding lysine N(6)-hydroxylase/L-ornithine N(5)-oxygenase family protein, which translates to MKASGSIPNSPHLRLVGIGAGPANLALAALLHGDRGQPNLFFDRKPSFTWHDDQLITGATLQVSIFKDLVSLSDPTNRFSFMSYLHEHGRMYHFLNAQFAAVPRTEFRNYLAWAAQTNENVVFSESVRDVAFDGVFRVTTDRRQVTADNIAVGVGTVPWVPDLAAPYLGAGHFHVSQFLRQAKGLAGKRVAVIGGGQSGAEAFLDLISRSETERPACVSWVSRRRNYFPIDDSTFTNDFYMPEYSDYFYRLSEDKRAELNSAHLLSSDGISESTLRAIYQGLYRLQFVERDEHRFGLLPNRTVVAADRTSAGFYELTLRHNDETGQNQVLPVDAVVWATGFRPAPKTFLEPLLDRIQTANGEVRVDEDFAVTWDGPPDRNIFMQNAVRGQRGLPDVNLSLNAWRAQRIADRLRGNSSPELAMSFIDWSAKSGRS; encoded by the coding sequence ATGAAGGCTTCCGGTTCCATCCCGAACTCGCCCCATCTCCGGCTCGTCGGCATCGGCGCGGGCCCGGCCAACCTGGCGCTGGCCGCGCTGCTGCACGGCGACCGGGGGCAGCCGAACCTCTTCTTCGACCGCAAGCCGTCCTTCACCTGGCACGACGACCAGCTCATCACCGGCGCGACGCTCCAGGTGTCGATCTTCAAGGACCTGGTGAGCCTGTCCGATCCGACCAACCGCTTCTCGTTCATGTCCTACCTGCACGAGCACGGCCGGATGTACCACTTCCTGAACGCCCAGTTCGCCGCGGTGCCGCGCACCGAGTTCCGCAACTACCTGGCCTGGGCGGCCCAGACCAACGAGAACGTGGTCTTCTCCGAGAGCGTCCGGGACGTCGCGTTCGACGGCGTCTTCCGGGTCACCACCGACCGCCGGCAGGTCACCGCGGACAACATAGCCGTGGGCGTCGGCACCGTGCCCTGGGTGCCGGACCTGGCGGCCCCGTACCTGGGCGCCGGCCACTTCCACGTCAGCCAGTTCCTGCGGCAGGCCAAGGGGCTGGCCGGCAAGCGGGTCGCGGTGATCGGCGGCGGCCAGTCCGGGGCCGAGGCCTTCCTGGACCTGATCTCGCGGTCCGAGACCGAGCGCCCGGCCTGCGTCTCCTGGGTCTCCCGGCGCCGCAACTACTTCCCGATCGACGACTCGACCTTCACCAACGACTTCTACATGCCGGAGTACTCCGACTACTTCTACCGGCTCTCCGAGGACAAGCGCGCCGAGCTCAACTCGGCGCACCTGCTGAGCTCGGACGGCATCTCCGAGTCGACCCTGCGCGCGATCTACCAGGGCCTGTACCGGCTGCAGTTCGTCGAGCGCGACGAGCACCGGTTCGGGCTGCTGCCCAACCGGACCGTGGTCGCCGCCGACCGCACCTCGGCCGGGTTCTACGAACTGACGCTGCGCCACAACGACGAGACCGGTCAGAACCAGGTCCTCCCGGTGGACGCGGTGGTGTGGGCGACGGGTTTCCGCCCCGCCCCCAAGACGTTCCTGGAGCCGCTGCTGGACCGCATCCAGACCGCGAACGGCGAGGTCCGCGTCGACGAGGACTTCGCCGTCACCTGGGACGGCCCGCCGGACCGGAACATCTTCATGCAGAACGCGGTGCGCGGCCAGCGCGGCCTGCCGGACGTGAACCTGAGCCTGAACGCGTGGCGGGCGCAGCGGATCGCCGACCGGCTGCGCGGCAACAGCTCCCCGGAGCTGGCGATGTCGTTCATCGACTGGTCGGCCAAGAGCGGGCGGTCCTGA